Proteins found in one Sardina pilchardus chromosome 3, fSarPil1.1, whole genome shotgun sequence genomic segment:
- the LOC134076154 gene encoding uncharacterized protein LOC134076154 has product MENSDHSTHGAEAPCLPDTSSEVDRYDLMIDIMRLPMMQFQAICSGIRNNMSPEELAKMVSSWTEERVRRNILQTMAELEERTNVLSSSYHDRKLLKNDQEEIVEMTGEVPEVQLAPVTKEVFVTVLDSMKSPSSDEANAGSKEHFISYVHGMVNKIKDFPKLFKASHKRSQELNITPAVCESLSELLALPDPDGRSTTSLHDGADRLCSEDEISRASRGVSSILLTPVGSSSQHDVNEIQQPQSSDTSLASVRSVHDNARGIVDTIITDLEDLYENLEPKEVEMLQSQSALIQEEPCVEDDATQKIFHNKVYRILCSAQVKLRMFFTIHRSQDIIPDSKTVPPAKETCHDGIQPEDGCEWPDQSDAEGAGLGDGNIVGELTDEPQVQALTSVEQQATMDRPDYEKDGHVSPTASQRESKDKKRGVGKGLKIFFVENKIFGHKASSKTPDTTSTLEENTVQSTSISETVSYTTESELETMSSSSIASPETATVEVIQHNVTSLQTTPQSMDICEQNETTLISTGEDEGNAVVDAVTRNSPSPESFSVEDPAVTSPPADEMAEVISRDNQHTMGRKFKRLFSKSPKPLAGASTTLEATKDKVSSSEEMAIETCAPDSESYLCKADKQPSVGRLPETPPSDYVGEGDGTSVTDMRLDMNAEATLQSPTRASSETSLQHVPAKTIPEAKANRLSVGTKMKTLFTKSPKPIDVGPTMQSDEAVSEVVPTFDSEMTAETPDDNCAPDAEATLQSPMRASSETSLQHVPAKTIPEAKANRLSVGKKMKTLFTKSPKPIDVGPTMQSDEAVSEVVSTLDSEMTAETPDDNCAPDAEATLQSPEPIDVGPTMQPDEAIPEVAPSLDSELTTETPDDRSAPDTEAALPPMSASSETSFPHVPAKTIPETKANRYSIGKKMKTLFSKSPKPIDVGPTMQSVEAHTEVAPSLDSEMTTETPDDSSAPDAEATLQTAMSTSAEISFQHELLTVPSDKVQTMTESTECSYAALNTVIETSQSPEMGPSQETAQASPILETTTCVTATEDGMTDGKNHGVTKKLKHLFAKHPKKAHNIPAVPIVSQDVIESQASEVTVQQSVNMSSQKTPQHEDIFEIGTGPSPTMTGPNAKVNNLSIGKKLKQLFFRPNHPEARPVAPLEEASTVFTEHSSEPAFPEGFHTLSEATLALKTITERMILHLDDADTAKAKLDNLVSHGVLRPFTDDLVTRVYNYLGGGRAPGTVLFRYASDPAILRPRTVGERKRELVVERDPEIVYAFTERSINAVIRQVLELLLPLVKDVDVSGCRVLDRVTDIMAKEITDQISITHLSLQRTDTEDSDIYSESITDTERASRPTTATDDRTITSSRKSRRQK; this is encoded by the exons ATGGAGAACTCTGACCATTCCACGCACGGAGCTGAAGCTCCATGTTTACCAGACACCTCATCAGAGGTTGACAGATATGACCTCATGATTGATATAATGAGACTACCCATGAT GCAGTTCCAGGCAATCTGTTCTGGAATACGTAACAAC ATGTCTCCTGAGGAGCTAGCAAAGATGGTTTCTTCATGGACCGAGGAGCGTGTCAGGAGAAACATCCTACAAACCATGGCAGAACTAGAGGAAAGGACTAATGTCCTCTCTTCCAGCTATCATGATCG AAAGCTGCTTAAGAACGACCAGGAGGAAATTGTGGAGATGACTGGAGAAGTACCTGAAGTCCAGCTGGCTCCAGTAACAAAAGAAGTATTTGTGACTGTCCTTGACTCCATGAAGAGTCCATCTTCTGATGAAGCCAACGCTGGAAGTAAAGAACATTTCATTAGCTATGTTCATGGGATGGTCAACAAAATTAAGGACTTTCCAAAACTATTTAAGGCATCCCACAAGCGGTCCCAGGAGCTGAACATCACACCAGCTGTTTGTGAGAGTCTCTCTGAGCTTTTGGCTCTACCAGATCCAGATGGGAGGTCCACCACAAGCCTACATGACGGTGCAGATAGACTCTGCTCTGAGGACGAAATCAGTAGAGCTTCAAGGGGTGTGAGTAGCATTCTGCTGACACCTGTGGGTTCTTCAAGCCAACATGATGTTAATGAGATCCAACAGCCACAGAGTAGTGATACTTCATTGGCCTCTGTCAGGTCTGTGCATGACAACGCACGTGGAATTGTTGACACAATTATCACCGATTTAGAAGACCTTTATGAAAACCTTGAGCCAAAGGAAGTTGAAATGCTCCAGAGCCAAAGTGCACTAATCCAGGAAGAGCCCTGTGTTGAGGATGATGCCACCCAAAAGATATTTCACAACAAAGTTTACCGAATTCTGTGCAGTGCACAGGTAAAGCTTAGGATGTTTTTCACTATACACCGGTCACAAGACATCATACCCGACTCAAAGACTGTCCCACCAGCTAAGGAGACGTGCCATGATGGTATCCAACCCGAAGATGGCTGTGAATGGCCAGACCAGTCTGATGCTGAAGGTGCAGGCCTCGGTGATGGCAACATTGTAGGTGAATTGACAGACGAGCCTCAAGTTCAAGCTCTAACAAGCGTAGAACAGCAAGCCACCATGGACAGGCCAGACTATGAGAAGGATGGACATGTATCTCCAACAGCAAGCCAACGTGAGTCAAAAGATAAAAAGCGTGGAGTGGGGAAAGGATTGAAAATATTCTTTGTAGAAAATAAGATTTTTGGCCACAAAGCTTCAAGTAAGACTCCCGACACAACTTCTACTCTTGAGGAGAATACAGTTCAATCCACCAGCATTTCTGAAACTGTGTCATACACCACTGAGTCAGAATTAGAGACCATGAGCTCTTCTTCCATTGCATCGCCGGAAACTGCAACAGTGGAGGTAATACAACATAATGTGACATCTTTACAAACAACTCCCCAAAGCATGGACATTTGTGAGCAGAACGAAACGACATTAATATCTACTGGCGAAGACGAGGGCAATGCTGTGGTCGACGCAGTAACCAGGAACTCTCCATCTCCTGAGTCGTTCAGTGTGGAGGACCCAGCCGTAACATCTCCACCTGCTGATGAAATGGCAGAGGTCATATCCAGGGACAACCAACACACTATGGGAAGAAAATTCAAAAGATTATTTTCCAAAAGCCCAAAGCCTTTAGCAGGAGCTTCTACCACCCTTGAAGCCACTAAAGATAAAGTTTCCTCTTCTGAAGAGATGGCAATTGAGACCTGTGCCCCAGACTCAGAATCATACCTCTGTAAGGCAGATAAACAGCCATCGGTGGGCAGATTGCCAGAAACACCTCCATCTGATTATGTCGGTGAGGGAGATGGCACTTCTGTCACAGACATGCGTCTGGACATGAATGCTGAGGCAACTCTACAGTCACCCACGAGGGCCTCATCTGAAACCTCTTTACAGCATGTCCCTGCTAAAACTATCCCAGAAGCTAAAGCCAACCGTCTCAGTGTAGgtacaaaaatgaaaacattattTACTAAGTCCCCTAAACCCATTGATGTTGGACCTACCATGCAGTCAGATGAGGCCGTATCTGAGGTAGTCCCCACCTTTGACTCCGAGATGACAGCTGAGACTCCAGATGACAACTGTGCTCCTGATGCTGAGGCAACTCTACAGTCACCCATGAGGGCCTCATCTGAAACCTCTTTACAGCATGTCCCTGCTAAAACCATCCCAGAAGCTAAAGCCAACCGTCTCAGTGTaggtaaaaaaatgaaaacattattTACTAAGTCCCCTAAACCCATTGATGTTGGGCCTACCATGCAGTCAGATGAGGCCGTATCTGAGGTAGTCTCCACCCTTGACTCCGAGATGACAGCTGAGACTCCAGATGACAACTGTGCTCCCGATGCTGAGGCAACTCTACAGTCCCCTGAACCCATTGATGTAGGGCCTACCATGCAGCCAGATGAGGCCATCCCTGAAGTAGCCCCCTCCCTTGACTCCGAGTTGACAACCGAAACTCCAGATGACAGGTCTGCTCCCGATACTGAAGCAGCCCTACCACCCATGAGTGCCTCATCCGAAACATCTTTCCCGCATGTCCCTGCTAAAACAATCCCAGAAACCAAAGCCAACCGTTACAGTATaggtaaaaaaatgaaaacattattCAGTAAGTCCCCTAAACCCATTGATGTTGGACCTACCATGCAGTCAGTTGAGGCTCACACTGAGGTAGCCCCCTCCCTGGACTCTGAGATGACAACCGAGACTCCAGATGACAGCTCTGCTCCCGATGCTGAGGCAACTCTACAAACAGCCATGAGCACATCCGCTGAAATATCTTTCCAACATGAGCTCCTCACAGTACCCTCTGACAAAGTACAAACTATGACTGAATCAACTGAGTGTAGCTATGCTGCCTTAAACACAGTAATTGAGACGTCTCAAAGTCCAGAGATGGGTCCTTCCCAAGAAACGGCTCAAGCATCTCCCATCTTGGAAACAACGACTTGTGTGACAGCCACTGAAGACGGGATGACAGATGGCAAGAATCATGGCGTGACCAAGAAATTGAAACATCTGTTTGCCAAACATCCAAAGAAAGCACACAATATCCCAGCAGTGCCAATAGTATCGCAGGATGTAATTGAGTCACAGGCCTCTGAGGTCACTGTACAGCAATCTGTCAACATGTCATCTCAAAAAACTCCCCAACATGAAGACATTTTTGAAATAGGAACTGGACCGTCCCCCACCATGACTGGCCCAAACGCAAAGGTCAACAATCTCAGCATTGGTAAGAAACTGAAACAATTATTTTTTCGTCCAAACCATCCTGAAGCCAGACCTGTGGCCCCCCTGGAGGAAGCTTCCACAGTTTTCACTGAGCATTCTAGTGAGCCAGCCTTTCCTGAGGGATTCCACACTCTTTCTGAAGCTACATTAGCTTTGAAAACTATAACAGAGAGAATGATACTTCACCTGGATGATGCTGACACTGCAAAAGCAAAGCTGGATAATCTGGTATCACATGGAGTTCTCCGTCCGTTCACTGATGACTTGGTGACTCGAGTGTACAACTACTTAGGTGGTGGCCGAGCACCTGGCACTGTGCTCTTCAGGTATGCCTCTGACCCGGCAATCCTGAGACCAAGGACAGTTGGAGAGCGCAAAAGAGAACTTGTTGTGGAACGGGACCCAGAAATCGTTTATGCCTTTACAGAGAGATCCATTAACGCTGTAATCAGGCAGGTGCTAGAGTTACTTCTTCCCCTTGTGAAGGATGTTGACGTCTCTGGATGTCGGGTTCTAGATAGGGTGACTGACATCATGGCCAAAGAAATCACCGACCAAATCTCAATTACCCATCTCAGTCTGCAGAGGACAGACACTGAA GACAGCGACATTTACAGTGAAAGCATCACGGATACTGAAAGAGCTAGTAGGCCTACCACAGCTACGGATGACAGGACCATTA CTTCTAGCAGGAAATCACGGCGACAAAAATAG
- the cmc4 gene encoding cx9C motif-containing protein 4 has translation MPKKDPCQKQACEIQKCLQANKYIESRCADVIQAMRNCCAAHVGEGSVCCSGFVKEHAAPEQKK, from the exons ATGCCTAAGAAAGACCCATGCCAAAAACAAGCCTGTGAAATTCAGAAATGTTTACAAG CAAACAAATACATCGAGAGCCGCTGCGCGGATGTGATCCAGGCGATGCGCAACTGCTGCGCAGCACACGTTGGAGAGGGGTCTGTGTGCTGCTCAGGATTCGTCAAAGAGCATGCGGCCCCTGAGCAGAAGAAATGA
- the lin7b gene encoding protein lin-7 homolog B, whose translation MMSSYYHTGKETDMATMAEPLCLERDICRVIELLDRLQRSGELPPPKLQALQRVLQSKFCAAIREVYEQLYDTLDIVGGPEVRAQATAKATVAAFAASEGHAHPRVVELPKTDEGLGFNIMGGKEQNSPIYISRVIPGGVADRQGGLKRGDQLLSVNGVSVEGEHHEKAVELLKAAQGSVKLVVRYTPKVLEEMEARFEKLRSARRRQQHTSYSSLESRG comes from the exons ATGATGTCATCATATTATCATACGGGGAAAGAAACGGACATGGCGACTATGGCGGAACCGCTATGTCTAGAGAGAG ATATCTGTCGGGTGATTGAGTTGCTGGACAGGCTGCAGAGGAGTGGGGAGCTGCCTCCACCCAAACTACAAGCCCTCCAGCGAGTTCTCCAGAGCAAGTTCTGTGCTGCAATCAGAGAG GTATACGAGCAGCTCTATGACACTTTGGACATTGTAGGGGGGCCTGAAGTGCGAGCCCAGGCCACAGCCAAA GCCACTGTAGCGGCATTCGCCGCCAGTGAAGGTCACGCCCACCCTCGAGTGGTGGAGCTGCCGAAAACGGACGAGGGGCTGGGCTTCAACATCATGGGGGGGAAGGAGCAGAACTCCCCCATCTACATCTCCCGGGTCATCCCTGGGGGGGTCGCAGACCGGCAAGGAGGGCTGAAGCGGGGCGACCAGCTCCTGTCCGTTAACGGCGTG agtgTGGAGGGCGAGCACCATGAGAAGGCAGTGGAGTTGCTGAAGGCGGCTCAGGGCTCAGTGAAGCTGGTGGTCAGGTACACCCCAAAGGtcctggaggagatggaggcccGGTTTGAGAAGCTCAGGAGTGCAAGGAGACGCCAGCAACACACCAGCTACTC GTCTTTGGAGTCCCGTGGTTAG
- the tbl3 gene encoding transducin beta-like protein 3: MASTLQFKTNYAVSSKIEPFYKGGKVQISKDEKHIFCTCGTRINVLDIATGKVVHSIEQDDQEDITSFSLSPDDEILVTASRALLLKQWDWKQGQCTRSWKAIHNVPVASMAFDCTSTLLATGGCDGTIKLWDVLKQYCTHNLKGSSGVVHLVEFHPDISLLQLFSSSADCAIRIWDLRSSKCLCVLESHFSAVTSLAFSPDGNTLVSSGRDKICTVWDLEKKKAKRTVPVYEAVEGVVLLPEGEDCSDIGVKNKGLHFITAGSKGVLRVWEASSSQCLHSQTLPAAEPKVEAGAEDDVHPRSLTYCLPMPASGGLATVTAEHNILLYRLPTLTVQQQFVGYNDDILDVKFLGKEDTHIVVATNSSQLKVFELATSSCQILYGHTDTILSLDVFKKGLLFASCAKDKTVRVWRMNPESGAVDCVAQGTGHSDAVGSVCCSRLKKAFVVSGSQDCTLKLWELPEPIPSAEAEAARLTAQATEKAHDKDINSVCISPNDKLLASGSQDRTAKLWSLPDLSLLGVFRGHRRGVWCVQFSPMDQVLASSSADGTVKLWGLQDFSCLKTFEGHDASVLKMLFTSRGTQILTGGSDGLVKLWTIKTNECVKTLDAHQDKVWGLHTSGKDDLVVTGSADSNIVVWKDVTEEELAEEQAKEEDQILKTQELSNLLHEKKYLKALGLAISLDQPHTVLKVIKAIQQSDESQQLKKTVLKLRQDQKESLLRFCAVWNTNARNCLHAQAVIQVLLTHLSPEELLTFQGARAHLEGLIPYTERHMQRIGRLLQASMFLDYMWQKMRLTGGAVSEGLDDEMDTAQLPGFEPVFMIDKKPAGGEDSGGRMSPEPEEEEHEPMKEEEEEDDEDGGSASKKAALRPHNGTNGTGNTHRAAADEGSSEEEDEDEDEGTEVAVSKAAASASEAPAYIQTEVR, translated from the exons ATGGCGAGTACACTGCAGTTTAAAACAAA TTATGCAGTTTCAAGCAAAATCGAGCCGTTCTACAAAGGAGGAAAAGTTCAG ATCAGCAAAGACGAAAAGCACATATTTTGCACTTGTGGGACACGCATAAATGTGCTGGACATTGCAACAGGAAAAGTTGTCCATAGCATTGAGCAG GATGACCAGGAAGACATTACTTCATTCTCATTAAGTCCTGATGACGAG ATCCTGGTTACTGCCAGCCGGGCCCTTCTGCTCAAGCAATGGGACTGGAAGCAGGGTCAATGTACGCGCTCCTGGAAGGCCATCCACAACGTACCTGTGGCCAGCATGGCCTTCGATTGCACATCAACACTCTTAGCCACAG GGGGGTGTGACGGAACCATAAAGCTGTGGGACGTGTTGAAACAGTACTGCACACATAACCTGAAAGGCTCCTCTGGGGTGGTCCA CCTTGTGGAGTTCCATCCGGACATCAGTCTGCTTCAGCTGTTCTCGTCCTCAGCCGACTGTGCGATCCGCATATGGGATCTGCGCAGCAGCAAGTGCCTCTGTGTGTTGGAGAGCCACTTCAGTGCAGTCACTTCCCTGGCCTTCTCCCCCGACGGAAACACTTTAGTCAG TTCTGGACGAGATAAAATCTGCACAGTGTGGGATCTAGAGAAGAAGAAGGCGAAAAGGACAGTCCCCGTTTATGAG gctGTGGAGGGGGTAGTGCTGCTGCCAGAGGGGGAGGATTGCTCTGACATCGGAGTGAAGAACAAAGGGCTGCACTTCATCACTGCAGGCAGTAAAG gcgTGTTAAGAGTGTGGGAGGCCAGCTCGTCCCAGTGTCTCCACAGCCAGACTCTGCCCGCAGCGGAGCCCAAGGTGGAAGCCGGAGCTGAGGACGATGTGCACCCGCGCAGCCTCACCTACTGCCTGCCCATGCCCGCCTCCGGAGGCCTGGCCACGGTCACCGCCGAGCACAACATCCTGCTCTACCGCCTGCCCACACTCACTGTCCAGCAGCAG TTTGTTGGGTATAATGATGACATTCTGGACGTGAAGTTCCTGGGCAAAGAGGACACGCACATTGTGGTGGCCACCAACAGCTCCCAGCTCAAGGTGTTTGAGCTGGCCACCAGCAGCTGCCAGATTCTCTATGGACACACAG ACACCATTCTGTCCCTGGATGTGTTCAAGAAAGGTTTGCTCTTTGCCAGCTGTGCAAAG GACAAGACGGTGAGGGTGTGGAGGATGAACCCAGAGAGTGGCGCTGTGGACTGCGTGGCGCAGGGCACTGGGCACTCCGACGCCGTGGGATCGGTCTGCTGCTCCAG GCTGAAGAAGGCCTTTGTGGTGTCGGGCAGCCAGGACTGCACGCTGAAGCTGTGGGAGCTCCCGGAGCCAATCCCCTCCGCCGAGGCCGAGGCCGCCCGCCTCACTGCCCAGGCCACCGAGAAGGCTCACGACAAG GACATCAACAGCGTGTGCATCTCCCCAAACGACAAGCTGCTTGCCTCGGGCTCCCAGGACCGCACGGCCAAGCTCTGGTCCCTCCCGGACCTCTCCCTGCTGGGGGTGTTCCGGGGCCACCGGCGGGGCGTCTGGTGCGTCCAGTTCTCCCCCATGGACCAGGTGCTGGCCAGCTCCTCCGCCGACGGCACCGTCAAGCTCTGGGGGCTGCAGGACTTCAGCTGCCTCAAG ACATTCGAAGGCCATGATGCGTCTGTGCTGAAGATGTTGTTCACCAGCCGAGGGACACAGATCCTGACTGG CGGGTCTGATGGCCTGGTCAAGCTGTGGACCATCAAGACCAACGAGTGCGTGAAGACGCTGGACGCCCACCAGGACAAAGTGTGGGGTCTCCACACGAGCGGCAAAGACGACCTGGTGGTGACCGGCTCCGCAGACTCCAACATCGTCGTGTGgaag GATGTGACGGAGGAGGAACTAGCCGAAGAACAGGCCAAAGAGGAGGACCAGATCTTGAA GACACAGGAACTGTCCAACCTGCTGCATGAGAAGAAGTACCTGAAAGCCCTGGGCCTGGCCATCTCTCTAGACCAGCCGCACACTGTGCTCAAGGTCATTAAAG CGATCCAACAGAGTGACGAGAGCCAACAGCTGAAGAAGACTGTGCTGAAGTTACGCCAAGATCAGAAAG AGTCCCTGCTGCGGTTCTGTGCGGTGTGGAACACCAATGCCCGCAACTGTCTACACGCCCAGGCCGTCATACAGGTGCTGCTGACACACCTGAGCCCTGAGGAGCTGCTGACGTTCCAGGGAGCACGCGCACACCTGGAGGGCCTCATTCCATACACCG AGAGACACATGCAGCGTATCGGGCGCCTGCTGCAGGCCTCCATGTTCCTGGACTACATGTGGCAGAAGATGCGGCTCACTGGGGGCGCCGTCAG CGAGGGACTAGATGACGAGATGGACACCGCACAACTCCCTGGGTTTGAGCCCGTCTTCATGATCGACAAGAAGCCCGCTGGGGGGGAGGACAGCGGTGGCCGGATGTCACCAGAgccggaggaggaagagcacgAGCccatgaaggaggaggaggaggaagatgatgaagacgGTGGCAGCGCCTCCAAAAAAGCCGCCCTCCGCCCACACAACGGCACCAACGGCACAGGCAACACGCACCGGGCGGCCGCAGACGAAGGCAGCTccgaggaggaagacgaggatgAGGACGAGGGGACTGAGGTGGCTGTGAGCAAAGCTGCAGCGAGTGCCTCAGAAGCACCTGCGTACATCCAAACAGAGGTCAGGTGA
- the snrnp70 gene encoding U1 small nuclear ribonucleoprotein 70 kDa, giving the protein MTQFLPPNLLALFAPRDPIPFLPQLEKLPHEKHHNQPYCGIAPFIQHFEDPRDAPPPTRAETRDERLERKRREKIERRQTVVEEELKLWDPHNDPNAQGDAFKTLFVARINYDTTESKLRREFEVYGPIKRIYIVYNKRTSKPRGYAFIEYEHERDMHSAYKHADGKKIDGRRVLVDVERGRTVKGWHPRRLGGGLGGTRRGGADVNIKHSGRDDTSRYDDRPIGGDRDRDRERNRERSREREPRGAGGGGGGGPPVEKERERRRSRSRERRRRSRSRERERPVPEEGRPRRERERERGGGGPGGAAPDARSRERSRDRGERKRRSRSRDRKRDRERGKGAEGGEEGPGMDGMMGDGGERGERGMDEMGGGGGDMGRGEEPGMDGEEGRGGGRDRDRGERDRDRDRRRSHRDKDRDRDRERRRGDRDRDREHKRDRGDRERGSDRGREDRHSMLPSSGDMEGLGNGGEEGADSMPPRSEEGSQDGMRMMMDQESMQSGEDYGSNENGYKMEAQADEY; this is encoded by the exons ATGACGCAGTTTCTTCCCCCCAACCTACTGGCTTTGTTTGCCCCCCGAGACCCCATTCCGTTTCTGCCCCAGTTGGAAAAGCTTCCTCATGAGAAACACCACAACCAGCCATACTGTGGAATCGCGCCGTTCATTCAACACTTTGAG GACCCCAGGGATGCTCCACCACCCACCAGAGCCGAAACTAGAGATGAGCGATTGGAAAGAAAA AGACGAGAGAAGATTGAGAGAAGACAGACTGTTGTGGAAGAGGAGCTGAAGTTGT GGGATCCTCACAACGACCCAAATGCACAAGGGGATGCCTTCAAGACACTGTTTGTGGCACGAATT AACTATGATACCACAGAATCCAAGCTGAGAAGAGAATTTGAGGTCTATGGACCCATCAAAAGG ATTTACATAGTCTACAACAAGAGGACGTCAAAGCCCCGTGGATACGCCTTCATCGAGTATGAACACGAGAGGGACATGCACT CTGCCTACAAGCACGCTGATGGTAAGAAGATAGACGGCAGAAGGGTGCTCGTGGATGTGGAGAGAGGTCGCACAGTGAAAGGATGGCATCCACGTAGGCTTG GTGGTGGCCTGGGTGGAACTAGAAGGGGTGGGGCAGATGTCAACATTAAGCACTCTGGGAGGGATGATACCTCCCGCTACGATGACCGGCCGATCGGAGG CGATCGAGACCGGGACCGAGAAAGAAACCGAGAAAGAAGCCGAGAACGTGAGCCGCGCGGCgccggcggtggtggcggcggcggccctCCTGTCGAGAAGGAGCGCGAGCGCCGCCGCTCCCGTTCCAGAGAACGCCGAcgccgctcccgctcccgcgaGCGAGAGAGGCCTGTTCCAGAGGAAGGGAGGcccaggagggagagagagagggagcgcggaGGAGGTGGCCCAGGAGGAGCAGCTCCAGACGCCCGCAGCCGCGAGCGGAGTCGAGACCGCGGCGAGCGcaagaggagaagcaggagcagggacaggaagagagacagggagagggggaagggagcggagggaggtgaagagggCCCCGGCATGGATGGCATGAtgggagacggaggagagcgaggagagcgagggatggacgagatgggcggcggcggcggcgacatGGGCCGTGGGGAGGAGCCAGGGATGGacggagaggaagggagaggaggaggcagagacagggatagaggagagagggatagagaccgAGACAGGCGGAGGAGTCACCGGGACAAGGACAGGGATAGGGAccgtgagaggaggaggggggacagAGACAGGGACCGCGAGCACAAGAGAGACCGGGGTGACCGCGAGCGCGGTAGCGACCGTGGGAGGGAGGATCGTCACTCGATGCTGCCCTCCTCTGGTGATATGGAGGGACTGGGCAACGGCGGTGAGGAGGGTGCCGACTCCATGCCACCCCGGTCCGAGGAGGGCTCGCAGGATGGCATGCGGATGATGATGGACCAGGAGTCCATGCAGTCCGGCGAAGACTACGGCTCCAACGAGAACGGCTATAAAATGGAGGCCCAGGCCGATGAATACTGA